The following proteins are encoded in a genomic region of Fusarium oxysporum f. sp. lycopersici 4287 chromosome 1, whole genome shotgun sequence:
- a CDS encoding hypothetical protein (At least one base has a quality score < 10), with protein MTGISPSNPPQSPVHEAAEAATNTAPVEVDTRPVNDSDSTLSSEISTYTASLTSSVLNYPTEFGRQYHAYNADSYNFPNDEAERERLDLTHLLITKGIGNRLFLAPVDLNRSARVLDIGTGTGIWAICVGEEYPSAEIIGNDLSAIQPTWVPPNVKFEVDDVEQPWVHDKFDYIFSRYMSTSILDWPKLVENVFEHLHPGGWAEFQDFDLLYYSEDGSITDDHHLLKWMKLFIDTARTKLKSGALPRAKT; from the exons ATGACTGGCATAAGTCCTTCTAATCCGCCGCAGTCACCGGTACACGAAGCAGCAGAAGCCGCCACTAATACGGCCCCAGTTGAAGTGGACACGCGTCCT GTTAACGACAGTGACTCAACCTTAAGTAGTGAAAT ATCAACCTACACTGCGTCTTTGACCTCGAGCGTCCTGAATTATCCCACTGAATTCGGTCGACAATACCATGCCTACAATGCGGACT CCTATAACTTTCCCAACGACGAAGCAGAACGAGAACGACTCGATCTGACACATTTGCTCATAACTAAAGGCATTGGCAATCGCCTGTTTCTAGCTCCAGTTGACTTAAATAGGTCAGCAAGAGTTTTAGATATCGGTACAGGGACAGGTATAT GGGCCATTTGCGTCGGTGAAGAGTATCCTAGTGCTGAA ATTATCGGAAACGATTTGAGTGCTATCCAACCCACATG GGTTCCCCCAAACGTCAAGTTCGAGGTCGATGACGTCGAGCAACCATGGGTCCACGATAAGTTTGACTACATTTTTTCACGCTACATGTCGACTTCCATCCTGGACTGGCCAAAGCTAGTGGAGAACGTTTTTGA GCACCTTCATCCTGGCGGCTGGGCCGAATTTCAGGACTTTGACCTTCTCTACTATTCAGAAGACGGCTCAATCACGGACGATCATCACCTCCTGAAATGGATGAAACTATTCATCGATACGGCAAGAACGAAGCTGAAGTCGGGGGCCCTGCCCAGGGCCAAGACTTGA
- a CDS encoding hypothetical protein (At least one base has a quality score < 10), protein MAVRSRMAWRSWRPVNLKAKFWNTISTNYHLGFTSFGGPPVHFRIFRDKFVDKLQWIDNQVYQELFSVCQAFSGPGSTKMHYCINLIHDGFLPALLSFFIWSLPGALGMYGLSIGVSNIGDTLPGPVYALLSGLNASTVGIIAVAAVQLSEKAITDKITRILVLLGGAAGILYNALWYFPLLMFVAGCATVVHDYRWLHGPIKTIVGLMKNPTKRLRAQEPESIELPQGRSADQDNNATTTAASFGTTREHDDVVSRTSQENNAQTLPITENSHSEADSEPRVIPPERSLNFSWSFGLGIIVFFLITFIVIMVLRGKLRVKTYLFSFFANMYLAGTIIFGGGPVVIPLLREYVVAEGWVSPRDFLIGLAIQQSFPGPNFNFAVYLGALTAFNGGYNSAVGAMLGFIGIFAPGLITVHGTMGIWSAIRGLRWVKSLLRGVNAGAVGLIYTAVYRLWQIGYIAESLQQGTSLAQEPWWVVVTASSFVFGYSFNLSPPVIIIMGAVLGLIWYAVALT, encoded by the exons ATGGCAGTCCGGTCCCGTATGGCCTGGCGAAGTTGGCGACCTGTTAATCTGAAGGCCAAGTTTTGGAATACCATCAGCACCAATTACCACCTTGGTTTCACATCCTTCGGCGGCCCCCCAGTGCATTTCAGGATC TTCCGTGACAAATTCGTCGATAAGCTGCAATGGATTGACAATCAAGTG TATCAGGAACTCTTCAGCGTCTGCCAGGCCTTCTCTGGCCCTGGCAGCACCAAGATGCACTACTGCATTAACCTGATTCATGATGGTTTTCTTCCTGCTTTActgagcttcttcatctggag CTTGCCTGGGGCCTTGGGAATGTATGGTCTCTCTATTGGCGTCTCCAATATTGGAGACACTCTTCCCGGACCCGTTTATGCACTTCTCTCCGGGCTCAACGCCTCAACTGTGGGCATTATCGCAGTCGCTGCTGTTCAACTATCAGAAAAAGCCATCACTGATAAAATAACTCGTATACTCGTCTTGCTTGGAGGTGCGGCCGGGATTCTGTACAATGCGCTCTGGTACTTTCCTCTTCTGATGTTCGTGGCCGGCTGTGCAACCGTCGTCCATGACTATCGCTGGCTTCATGGCCCTATCAAGACTATAGTCGGCTTGATGAAGAACCCCACAAAACGGCTTAGGGCACAAGAGCCGGAGTCCATCGAACTTCCACAGGGGCGATCTGCCGATCAGGACAACAATGCCACTACCACTGCTGCATCGTTCGGCACTACCAGGGAACACGATGACGTGGTATCCCGCACGAGCCAGGAAAACAATGCGCAGACGCTCCCAATCACCGAGAATTCACATTCAGAGGCTGACTCAGAACCACGCGTTATCCCACCAGAGCGGTCCCTTAACTTTTCCTGGAGCTTTGGCCTTGGAATTATtgtcttctttctcatcacCTTCATTGTGATTATGGTCCTTCGTGGAAAATTGCGGGTCAAGACATACCTTTTTAGCTTCTTCGCCAATATGTACCTTGCAGGGACCATTATTTTTGGCGGAGGTCCTGTTGTCATTCCATTGCTCCGCGAATatgttgttgctgaaggcTGGGTTAGTCCGCGCGACTTCCTTATCGGCCTTGCGATCCAACAGAGCTTTCCCGGTCCCAACTTCAACTTTGCGGTATACCTAGGCGCTTTGACAGCATTTAATGGTGGATACAATTCGGCCGTTGGAGCAATGCTTGGGTTTATTGGCATATTTGCTCCTGGACTTATTACAGTTCATGGTACAATGGGTATTTGGAGCGCTATCCGTGGTCTGAGGTGGGTTAAGTCCCTTCTCAGGGGTGTCAACGCCGGTGCCGTGGGACTCATTTATACCGCGGTCTATCGCTTGTGGCAAATCGGGTATATTGCTGAAAGTCTTCAGCAGGGAACGAGTCTGGCACAGGAGCCGTGGTGGGTTGTTGTGACAGCATCGAGCTTTGTCTTCGGCTACTCATTCAACTTGAGCCCTCCAGTTATTATCATCATGGGCGCCGTCTTAGGCCTAATCTGGTATGCAGTTGCGCTCACTTAG
- a CDS encoding hypothetical protein (At least one base has a quality score < 10) produces the protein MEDEQRKDENGEFLVLMCESKKFHVRKTALFTQSKVFHTAFTGPFQESSSRTYEMSEDSLFIVNKMIEYFNNGDYDVSAAPEIEEQNISALQFHARMFSLADKYAVDSLISLSAAKYLDRLRDSEIVEFLGSIPAAYELTPSYVRDLRDEAIKYARINLPQGLGSKPVRQIYEGIAGTTPEFIKELLDSYMETPMIGKCWDCGRYQALQGVQSRCLQCGHDTTPPAC, from the exons ATGGAAGACGAACAGAG GAAGGATGAGAATGGCGAGTTCCTTGTCTTGATGTGTGAGAGCAAGAAGTTTCATGTTCGGAAAACTGCCCTATTCACACAGTCCAAGGTTTTCCATACCGCTTTTACTGGCCCATTTCAA GAATCCTCCTCGAGAACTTACGAGATGAGCGAGGATTCTCTGTTCATTGTCAACAAAATGATTGAATACTTTAATAATGGGGATTACGATGTTTCGGCAGCACCCGAGATCGAAGAACAGAACATATCTGCGCTACAATTTCATGCAAGAATGTTTTCTTTGGCAGACAAATACGCAGTCGACAGTCTGATATCACTATCAGCAGCGAAGTACTTAGATAGGCTTAGAGATTCGGAAATTGTTGAATTTCTTGGATCCATTCCGGCTGCTTACGAACTGACGCCAAGTTATGTCAGAGATCTTAGAGATGAAGCCATCAAGTACGCAAGGATCAATCTGCCTCAGGGTCTGGGAAGCAAACCTGTTAGGCAGATCTATGAAGGCATCGCGGGTACGACTCCGGAATTCATAAAGGAACTTCTAGACTCGTATATGGAGACTCCCATGATAGGAAAATGCTGGGACTGCGGCCGTTATCAAGCATTACAGGGAGTACAAAGCCGCTGCTTGCAATGTGGCCATGACACTACCCCCCCAGCGTGCTga